The window CACATCGACCATCGCCTGCACCAATATCTTAGAGTCATTCAAGCTCTCAGCACGCCACAGCTTAAGCCCCAACTGCCTCGCACTCTCGCGAAACGCAATGTCGATGTCGTACAGAATCTCAACGTGATCGCAGAGAAAACCGACCGGCTGCATCACCACTCCTACATGCCCTTCATCCTTGATCGCCTTTAGCGTATCCTCCACCGTCGGGCCGATCCAGGGACCGCCACTAATGCCCTGACTCTGGAACGCGAAGAACCAATATTTCTCGAGAAATCCCACAGCAGCCATTCGCTCTGCAACCATCTGCGCTGTGCGTTTGGCCTCGACCGGATATGGGTCGGGCGAATCCTGTACCGGAGTTCCCGGTCTCGCACCTGCAACAGAAGCTTCCCCGGTCATAATCGTCCGGCACGGAACACTGTGAGCCGTGAACAGGACTGGCACGCGTTGTCCAGTTTCCGCGCAAGCCTCCGCCCAGACGGGCCGTAGCTTGTCCGCGAACGCTTCCGCCAGCACAGGGCTCTCCGCCCAGCCAGCGACGAACTCCACTTCGATTCCCGTTGCAGCCGACAGCACAGCCTTTCGATACAGCCCCACACTTGTCCGCGAGTTCTGCGGAGCCAGGCACACCGCCTTGATGTGCGTCACGCCGTCCTTCCGCATCTCGTCCACAACGTCCGCTATATATGGATGCCAGTTCCGCATTCCCACATACACCTTGCCAGCGCCCAGCGCCTGCTCCAACAGATAAGCCTGCGTCATCGTCCACTTTGTCAGCGGCGGAGCCTCCAACCCCGGAGTCTCCCGCAGTCCAATCAGTGCATAACGATGCTGAAGCTCCTTCACAACCTCATCTGGCAAGGCTCGGCCCCCAGTCACCTTGCTCAGATACTCGGCCATCTCCCCAAGCACATCGGGCGTTCCATGCGCGAGCAGGAGCACGGCACTCTTGCCTTTCACCGAACTCCCCTCATCACTCATCGCGCACTTAACTCCTTCACCCACTCCACTACCCGAATCACATTGTCGACTGGTGTTCCCGGCACAATGCCATGGCCAAGATTGAAGATATGCCCCGGCCGGTCTGCTGCCGCAGCCAGAATCCCGCGCACCTGTTCCTTCAAGACTTCTTCATTTGCAAAAAGGGCAATTGGATCAAGATTCCCTTGCACGGCACATCCCGCGCCAATCGACTTCCAGCCCACTTCCAACGGCGTCCGCCAGTCGAGCCCGATCACATCCGCTTCCGTCTCGCTCATTGCGGGAAGCAGGGAAGCGGTCTCCACGCCAAAGTAGATCACCGGCACGCCCATCGCCTTAATTCGCTGCACCAACTGGGTCGTCCATCCAAGACAGTACTGCCTGTAGTCTCGAACGCTTAACTTTCCCACCCAGCTATCGAAGACTTGGATCACATCCGCGCCAGCCTCCACCTGCTGCTGCGCATAAGCAACCAGTACTGTCACAATCTTCTCCATCAGCAGCGACCACGCAGCTCCATCCGAGTACATCATCTTCTTCGTCTCGATGTAGTTGCGATCTCCTCCGCCCTGCTTGCCGCCTTCGATCATGTACCCCGCAAGCGTCCACGGCGCGCCACAAAACCCGATGATCCCGAGCGCGTCCCCATCGGCTCGCGGCGCTGCAAAGTGTGCCGCAACCCTCTCTATCGCCCGCGCCACGTAGCCCAGCTCCTCGACGCGATCGGTCCTCAACGCCTGCACCTGCTCAAGCGACCTTACTGGTGTGTGTACCACCGGCCCCTCGCCTGCCACAAACTCGAAGTCCAATCCCATTGGCGTAAACGGCAGCAGCAGATCCGCAAAGATAATCGCAGCATCGACACCCAGCCGTTCGGCCGCTGTAATCGTCACCTCCGCTGCAATCTCCGGCGTGCGGCAGATCTCGAGCAGCGAATGGTGCTTCCGCACAGCCATATACTCCGGCATATAACGCCCTGCTTGACGCAAAAACCACACTGGCGTTCTGTCGACTGGACGACGCAGGCAAGCCTGCACAAAGCGGCTACCCCCGGTCACGACATCGACGGGCTTTCCTACCGCACGTTCCACGATTGCATCACTCAAAAGGCTTGTCCTCTATAACCCTTTAAGCCTAGCACCCGCAGACAGCCATCGGCATCACGACATGCGGTGCCTTTTGGCAATGCACCTGAAATACGAAAATTTTTATGCCGAGTACCGCACAAAAGCGTCCGTTCAGGATTCCAGCCGGAACGTAAACTCTTCAATGACAGGGTTTGTCAGCACCTCACGCGCAATCCGTTCTACTTCGGCCTGCACGGCGTTCTGTTCCAATCCATCTTCCAGGGTCAGCAGGAAGTACTTTCCCTGCCGCACATCGGCAACGCCGCGATATTCCATTCGCCGCAATGCATCTGCAACCGTCTGCCCCTGGGCATCCAGCACCGTTCGTTTTAGCGTGACATAGACATGAGCCTTCATCTTGTCTGATTATAGACATGGTGCAGCTTTTGCCCTCAATCGAGGTCACGATCCTCCACCAGGAAAGCTCGGCCGTTTGCAACAACACGCCAGCAGCGCCTAAATTTCTATCGGACAAGAGAAGAGACACCAGCTTTATGACGAACTACCTTGAACTTCCCGTAGGGCCAAACAGCCCCGAGGTCATCAACGCAGTCATCGAGATCCCCTACGAGGGTGTCAACAAATACGAATACGACAAAGAGCTCCACGTCTTCCGTCTCGACCGCAACCTCTACTCCCCCGTCCACTACCCTGGCGACTACGGCTTCATTCCCAGCACTCTCGGCGACGATGGCGACCCCCTCGACTGCCTCGTTCTCGTCGACACCCCCAGCTTCTCCGGTTGCGTCATGCAGGTTCGCCCCATCGGTGTCCTCGAGATGCTCGACCAGGGCCTCGGCGACGAGAAGGTGCTCTGCGTCGGCCAGGACAACCCCCGCTACAAAGACGTCTGGAACTTCTCCGAGATCTACCCCCACATGCTCAAGGAGATCACCCACTTCTTCTCCATCTACAAAGACCTCGAAGGCAAGCGTGTCGAAGTCAAAGGCTGGCGCGACGCCTCATTCGCTCGCAACAAGGTACTCGAAGCCCAGCAGCGCTTCATCGACAACAAGACCAACCCGATCCCCAAGCCTGTCCCAAAGAAGTAGTCACGCTGCGAATCAAATCAAATCAAATCAAACAGAAGGGGTCGCCCCAGAGGCGGCCCTTTTCATCGCCTTCGCCACCAGATAAACCACCGGCCCCACCGCTGCCACGATCCCCGCAAACTCCAACGCCGGCAACCCAGCCACTCTCTCCCCTCGCGCTGCCCACAGCGCAAACGCAATCAACGCCGCCGGTCCCAAACCCATCGCCACCGCGCCCAACAGCCCACCTGGCACCCTAAACGGCCTCACCAACCCCGGCTCCTTCACCCGTAGCACAACCAGCGCCACAAACTCCAGCAGCAACGCTCCTCCATACAACACCAGGTCAATCGAGATCAGTCGCTCAAACGACAACCTCAGCGCCAGCGCCCACCCCACCGTACACACCGCCAGACTCACCCACGGAACCCCCCAGCGATTCCTCCTCTCCATCACAGCAGGCAGAAATCCATCCTCCGCCATCGCATACGGCACCCTCGTATAGCTCATCATCAGCGCGTTGAACATCCCCGCTCCATTGAGCATTCCACCCAGCACCACGCACAGCTCCAGCCACGGCCCCACCAACTCCTTCGCCGCATCCGCCCACGCTCCCGTCGAAAACCGCGCCGCCGGAATCCCCGCCAGCCCCACCGCCGCCAGTGGTAGTACATACGTCAGCGCCACCAGTCCCGTCGCCGCCAACATCCCCCTCGGATAATTCCTCTGCGGCTCCTCCACCTCCTGCGCCACCGTAGAAGCGTTATCCCACCCCATGTAGTTCCACAGCGTCACCGACACCGCCCCCGCAAAGTCCCTCCCCGCCACCGGAGCCTCAAAGAAAGAAGCTCCCCCATGGCCACCCAGAACAAGGCTCTTCCACAACCCCACCGCCGTCAGCACCACAAACGGCGACAGCAGCACACAAAACAGCCCCACCGACCCCTCACCAACCGCCCGCGCACCCCGCAAATTCCACGCCGCACAAACCAACACCACCGCCAGCGCCCACCCCGTCCCGCGATACCCCGCCGTCCACGCCGGTTCAATCCGCCCCAGATACAGCACAAAGATCGTCGGATAGATCGCCATATCGAACACGCTCGCCGCCAGGCTCAGCCAAGCCTCCTGAAACCCCCAGAACTCCCCCATCGCCCGCCGCACCCAGCGATAGTACCCACCCTCCTCCGGCACCGCCGCCGCCAGCTCCCCCACCATCAAACTCGTCGGCAGACTCCACACCACTGGCACCACCAAAAACAGCACCAGCGCCCAGCCATATCCCGCCATGCCGATGATGTCTTCCAGCCCATACGGCCCACCCGACACCATAAAATACGTCGCCGCAACCAGCGGCAACAACCGCATCTTTCCCCCGCCCACCCTCGCTCCTCCCAAACCCACCTGCCCCAGCGCCATTCAGTCTTTATACCGTCATCCCGCCCCACCGCGAAGTATCCGCCGCGTCGTCTGTTCTTTGTTGTCATCCCGTAGGGATCTGTTGTTGTCGTTGCTCGTCTTCTTGGTGTCATCCCCGAACGGGATCTCCGTTCGCCGTATTGTCCTTCCCAAGGAAGATCCACCATCGCATTTTGCAGAACTTTGTCTTCCGCACCCACCCTCAAGCTATAATTGCCAAAGCCGAGCATGACACCCTCATGCTCACCGCAACACAGACGGAGAGTTGGCCGAGTGGCTGAAGGCGGCGGTTTGCTAAACCGTTATAGGGCGAAAGCTCTATCGGGGGTTCGAATCCCCCATTCTCCGCCATAGCTAGTTCTAGGACATCCAGAGACATCTGTGTAAACGTTCAATCCCCTGCAAATGCTGGGGATTTATTCTTTTAACGCCCTATAGCGCCTTATAGAAGCCAAGTTGCGTGGGGTATTAAGGGGGATCGTGGTTTTCGAAGTGGGGACTTTCTGAAAGTACGCTATGGAGCGAGTTATGGCACTGACAGATACGGAGATTAAGAAAGCGAAGGCGAGAGAAACCCTACTGAATGAGCGATAGCGACGGTCTGCACCTCTCGCTTACACCCGCTGGACGCAAGCTCTGGAGTTGGGCGTAATTCTTTGAGGCCAAGGAAAAAGCTAATGGCGTTTTTGGAAATATCCGGATGTTTCGCTAACACTGGCTAGGGAACGCCATAGTAAGGCCTCGAAGATTGCAGAACAAGTCGCGAGCGAGCACTCTTTTGGGGGTGTTGCCGTTAGATGGCAAGAA is drawn from Edaphobacter lichenicola and contains these coding sequences:
- the hemH gene encoding ferrochelatase, with the translated sequence MSDEGSSVKGKSAVLLLAHGTPDVLGEMAEYLSKVTGGRALPDEVVKELQHRYALIGLRETPGLEAPPLTKWTMTQAYLLEQALGAGKVYVGMRNWHPYIADVVDEMRKDGVTHIKAVCLAPQNSRTSVGLYRKAVLSAATGIEVEFVAGWAESPVLAEAFADKLRPVWAEACAETGQRVPVLFTAHSVPCRTIMTGEASVAGARPGTPVQDSPDPYPVEAKRTAQMVAERMAAVGFLEKYWFFAFQSQGISGGPWIGPTVEDTLKAIKDEGHVGVVMQPVGFLCDHVEILYDIDIAFRESARQLGLKLWRAESLNDSKILVQAMVDVVSGQYKATVDEVMVPA
- the purS gene encoding phosphoribosylformylglycinamidine synthase subunit PurS, with amino-acid sequence MKAHVYVTLKRTVLDAQGQTVADALRRMEYRGVADVRQGKYFLLTLEDGLEQNAVQAEVERIAREVLTNPVIEEFTFRLES
- a CDS encoding APC family permease codes for the protein MALGQVGLGGARVGGGKMRLLPLVAATYFMVSGGPYGLEDIIGMAGYGWALVLFLVVPVVWSLPTSLMVGELAAAVPEEGGYYRWVRRAMGEFWGFQEAWLSLAASVFDMAIYPTIFVLYLGRIEPAWTAGYRGTGWALAVVLVCAAWNLRGARAVGEGSVGLFCVLLSPFVVLTAVGLWKSLVLGGHGGASFFEAPVAGRDFAGAVSVTLWNYMGWDNASTVAQEVEEPQRNYPRGMLAATGLVALTYVLPLAAVGLAGIPAARFSTGAWADAAKELVGPWLELCVVLGGMLNGAGMFNALMMSYTRVPYAMAEDGFLPAVMERRNRWGVPWVSLAVCTVGWALALRLSFERLISIDLVLYGGALLLEFVALVVLRVKEPGLVRPFRVPGGLLGAVAMGLGPAALIAFALWAARGERVAGLPALEFAGIVAAVGPVVYLVAKAMKRAASGATPSV
- a CDS encoding inorganic diphosphatase: MTNYLELPVGPNSPEVINAVIEIPYEGVNKYEYDKELHVFRLDRNLYSPVHYPGDYGFIPSTLGDDGDPLDCLVLVDTPSFSGCVMQVRPIGVLEMLDQGLGDEKVLCVGQDNPRYKDVWNFSEIYPHMLKEITHFFSIYKDLEGKRVEVKGWRDASFARNKVLEAQQRFIDNKTNPIPKPVPKK
- the hemE gene encoding uroporphyrinogen decarboxylase; this translates as MSDAIVERAVGKPVDVVTGGSRFVQACLRRPVDRTPVWFLRQAGRYMPEYMAVRKHHSLLEICRTPEIAAEVTITAAERLGVDAAIIFADLLLPFTPMGLDFEFVAGEGPVVHTPVRSLEQVQALRTDRVEELGYVARAIERVAAHFAAPRADGDALGIIGFCGAPWTLAGYMIEGGKQGGGDRNYIETKKMMYSDGAAWSLLMEKIVTVLVAYAQQQVEAGADVIQVFDSWVGKLSVRDYRQYCLGWTTQLVQRIKAMGVPVIYFGVETASLLPAMSETEADVIGLDWRTPLEVGWKSIGAGCAVQGNLDPIALFANEEVLKEQVRGILAAAADRPGHIFNLGHGIVPGTPVDNVIRVVEWVKELSAR